From a single Nicotiana tabacum cultivar K326 chromosome 8, ASM71507v2, whole genome shotgun sequence genomic region:
- the LOC107792246 gene encoding uncharacterized protein LOC107792246, translated as MDSGRGGGANNYRYLRKPPSRDRLLGIFATARSLSQPSTSSSTSPSTSAAGDELSEHDIFDAPSDVSSEGIHHSVPSTSTSPNPNHNRSPNHRSHHKHFGILAALPESESHAPALLSVSSSSSSSTSSARLIPTIPKRPPSVDRIKYLQSAPVNVPVVSAAGGRRRRHFDDIDDDEDDDVDNGEMLPPHELVASRQTPILASSVLEGAGRKLKGRDLRQVRNAIWRKTGFLD; from the coding sequence ATGGATTCAGGCCGCGGCGGCGGAGCCAATAATTACCGGTACCTTCGGAAACCACCGTCTCGCGATCGGCTCCTCGGCATTTTCGCGACCGCTCGCTCATTATCCCAACCCTCTACCTCCAGCTCCACTTCCCCTTCCACTTCCGCCGCTGGAGATGAGCTCAGCGAGCACGACATCTTCGACGCGCCATCCGACGTGTCCTCTGAAGGCATTCACCACTCTGTTCCTTCAACATCTACGAGCCCCAATCCTAATCACAATCGCTCCCCTAACCATCGCTCTCACCACAAACATTTCGGTATTCTAGCCGCGTTGCCGGAGTCTGAGTCCCACGCCCCGGCTCTGCTCTCCGTCTCTTCGTCCTCTTCTTCCTCCACATCGTCTGCTCGTTTGATTCCTACAATACCTAAACGGCCGCCATCGGTGGATCGGATTAAATATCTCCAGTCCGCACCGGTGAATGTGCCTGTAGTTTCGGCAGCAGGGGGGCGAAGAAGACGCCATTTCGACGACATTgacgatgatgaggatgatgacgTGGATAATGGCGAGATGTTACCGCCGCATGAACTTGTTGCATCGAGGCAGACGCCGATTTTGGCATCCTCTGTGCTTGAGGGAGCTGGGAGGAAGTTGAAAGGGAGGGATTTGAGGCAGGTCCGAAATG